The following are encoded together in the Acaryochloris thomasi RCC1774 genome:
- a CDS encoding alpha/beta hydrolase, whose amino-acid sequence MDKHTLMNLLVGKFSVLRLVRSTLIIYALFAVGIYFFGDRLIFQPPPSSYQDTDEILKIAAEDGQQLSALHLKNPEAKYTILYSHGNASDLGTIRFALEDIKQAGFSVFAYDYRGYGTNSGTPSEKGVYRDIEAAYDYLVDELALSPSQIIVQGQSVGGGPSAYLAAQEPVAGLILESSFTKIFRVLLPFPILPFEKFPNIDRLAKVNCPVLIIHGQTDHIIAFKHGQELFEAAPNPKQFFWVPEAHHNNVQAVAGASYRQALQDFSQIVEADLKTSE is encoded by the coding sequence ATGGACAAACACACGCTAATGAACCTGTTAGTCGGGAAGTTTTCTGTGCTGCGGTTGGTCCGCTCCACTTTGATCATTTATGCGCTCTTTGCGGTGGGAATTTACTTTTTTGGCGATCGCCTGATTTTTCAGCCCCCACCCAGCAGCTATCAAGATACGGACGAAATCCTCAAAATCGCAGCGGAAGACGGGCAACAGCTTTCAGCGCTGCATCTCAAGAATCCTGAGGCCAAATATACGATTCTCTACAGCCACGGCAACGCCTCCGATCTAGGGACCATTCGCTTTGCTTTAGAAGATATCAAACAGGCGGGATTCTCTGTGTTTGCCTACGACTATCGCGGCTACGGCACTAATAGCGGCACGCCATCAGAGAAAGGGGTCTATCGAGATATCGAGGCAGCCTATGACTATCTGGTTGATGAGCTGGCACTGTCCCCCAGTCAGATTATTGTGCAGGGCCAATCTGTTGGCGGGGGACCCAGCGCTTACCTTGCGGCTCAAGAGCCGGTGGCGGGCCTGATTCTGGAAAGCAGTTTTACCAAGATTTTCAGAGTTCTGCTACCGTTCCCGATCCTGCCCTTTGAGAAATTTCCGAATATTGATCGCCTTGCCAAGGTCAACTGTCCAGTGCTGATCATTCACGGTCAGACCGATCACATTATCGCTTTTAAGCACGGTCAAGAACTGTTTGAAGCTGCGCCAAACCCCAAACAATTCTTCTGGGTTCCAGAGGCCCACCACAATAATGTACAGGCCGTTGCCGGAGCGAGCTATCGCCAAGCTCTGCAGGATTTTTCACAGATCGTTGAAGCTGACTTAAAGACCAGCGAATGA
- the prmC gene encoding peptide chain release factor N(5)-glutamine methyltransferase: MHTASGSEIWHWQQWAKEQLRPLESEFRSDLEAELVWLLQEVAGLERLALRLETYRTQKEIVLERSLASLTQLWKQRLQQRQPLQQLLGLAPWRHFVLQVTPDVLIPRPETELLIDLAITATRDHEILQRGHWADLGTGSGAIALGLAMAFPQAQVHAVDWSREAVAIATQNTQTLHLQNRIQFYQGSWLAPLDSLEDQLSGIISNPPYIPSTMVPELQPEVAWHEPHLALDGGEDGLDALRHIIAEAPQYLCSGGILLLEMMAGQDQLVNDLLHQQAQYCDIQIHSDFAGIARFAQAYRQ; this comes from the coding sequence TTGCACACGGCGTCGGGTTCTGAAATATGGCACTGGCAGCAGTGGGCGAAAGAGCAGCTACGGCCTCTTGAGTCTGAGTTTCGCTCAGACCTTGAGGCTGAGTTAGTCTGGCTGCTTCAAGAAGTTGCGGGTCTAGAGCGCCTAGCGCTGCGCCTAGAGACCTATCGAACGCAAAAAGAAATTGTGCTTGAGCGATCGTTGGCGTCGCTGACACAACTTTGGAAGCAGCGACTGCAGCAGCGACAGCCTCTGCAGCAGCTGCTTGGTCTTGCCCCTTGGCGGCATTTTGTGCTGCAGGTAACGCCAGATGTTCTAATTCCGCGCCCCGAAACGGAGCTTTTGATCGATCTTGCGATTACCGCTACGCGAGACCACGAAATCCTGCAGAGAGGCCACTGGGCTGATTTAGGGACGGGCAGTGGTGCTATTGCTTTGGGGCTGGCAATGGCGTTCCCGCAGGCGCAGGTGCATGCGGTGGATTGGAGTCGAGAGGCAGTTGCGATCGCAACCCAAAACACTCAAACCCTTCATCTACAGAACCGCATCCAGTTCTATCAAGGCTCCTGGCTCGCGCCCCTAGACTCGCTCGAAGACCAGCTCAGCGGCATTATCAGCAATCCCCCCTATATCCCATCGACAATGGTGCCAGAGCTACAGCCAGAAGTGGCTTGGCATGAGCCTCACCTCGCCCTAGACGGCGGCGAAGATGGGCTCGATGCTCTGCGTCACATTATTGCCGAAGCACCGCAGTATCTCTGCTCGGGCGGGATTCTGCTACTAGAGATGATGGCCGGACAGGATCAGTTGGTCAACGATCTCCTCCATCAGCAGGCGCAGTACTGCGACATCCAAATTCATTCTGACTTCGCTGGAATTGCCAGATTTGCCCAAGCCTACCGACAATAG
- a CDS encoding FKBP-type peptidyl-prolyl cis-trans isomerase, with the protein MTEEPSAPPSPEPESTEPTEQAEPVAPAESEKFAALRSKLLNSSNDTGTVAEALGRRNFLFALVWIALIALAFTFEQLKTRWEYFTVERKNQQTQELAADERKEVTTESGLKYTEIKLGAGPIPQRGDLLLLEYTLSLLDGTQVVSSRDRNQKALGFTFGNDIELSKFILPGLLEGISTMHKGGKRRLIIPPELGFGDQPFFLPEVTVAENSTLVYDVELVKVSIAPS; encoded by the coding sequence ATGACTGAAGAGCCATCCGCCCCTCCATCTCCAGAACCTGAATCGACGGAACCCACCGAACAGGCTGAGCCTGTTGCACCGGCTGAATCAGAAAAGTTTGCGGCCCTGCGATCCAAGCTATTGAATTCAAGTAACGATACCGGAACAGTCGCTGAAGCCTTAGGCCGTCGCAATTTCTTGTTCGCCCTCGTCTGGATCGCCTTGATTGCCTTGGCCTTCACCTTTGAGCAGCTCAAAACCCGCTGGGAATACTTCACGGTTGAGCGTAAAAATCAGCAGACCCAGGAGTTAGCGGCTGACGAACGCAAAGAAGTCACGACGGAAAGCGGATTGAAATACACCGAGATCAAGCTGGGGGCGGGTCCTATTCCCCAGCGCGGCGATCTGCTGCTGCTGGAGTATACGCTTTCGCTGCTGGATGGTACCCAGGTGGTGTCGAGTCGCGATCGCAACCAAAAAGCTCTAGGATTCACCTTTGGCAACGACATCGAACTCTCCAAATTCATCTTGCCGGGACTGCTGGAAGGCATTAGCACCATGCACAAGGGCGGCAAGCGTCGTCTGATTATTCCGCCAGAGCTGGGGTTTGGCGATCAGCCATTCTTTTTACCTGAGGTTACGGTCGCCGAGAACTCAACCCTCGTATACGACGTTGAGCTGGTCAAAGTGAGTATCGCGCCCAGCTAG
- the ald gene encoding alanine dehydrogenase, with product MEVGVPKEIKDQEYRVGLTPGSVRVLSEAGHRVFVETLAGDGSGFDDQDYIEAGAKIVATASEAWSRELVIKVKEPLTAEYGFLRANQILFTYLHLAANRELTEALLEAGGVAIAYESVELPSGAFPLLSPMSVIAGRLSIQFGAHFLERQQGGRGVLLSGIPGVKSGHVVILGGGVVGTEAARIALGMGAQVTILDINVERLAYLETLFGSQVELLYSTSQSIAEAVPAADLVVGAVLVPGKKPPTLVSRQLVERMRPGSVIVDVAVDQGGCIETLKVTSHSSPTYTKAGVVHYGVPNMPGAVPWTATQALNHSTLPYILQLANQGLTALEKNASLAKGLNVKNHQLLHPAVQEVFPDL from the coding sequence ATGGAAGTTGGTGTTCCGAAAGAAATTAAAGACCAGGAATACCGGGTGGGACTGACGCCCGGTAGCGTTCGTGTTCTGAGCGAAGCAGGGCATCGGGTTTTTGTTGAAACGTTAGCCGGTGACGGTTCTGGTTTTGACGATCAGGATTATATAGAGGCGGGAGCCAAGATTGTGGCCACGGCATCCGAAGCCTGGAGTCGAGAGCTTGTGATTAAGGTCAAGGAGCCACTCACTGCAGAATACGGATTTCTCCGTGCGAACCAGATTCTGTTTACCTATCTCCATTTGGCGGCCAATCGAGAGCTAACGGAGGCGTTGCTAGAAGCGGGAGGCGTTGCGATCGCATATGAATCCGTAGAACTCCCCTCGGGAGCCTTTCCTTTACTTAGCCCTATGAGCGTGATCGCGGGTCGGCTTTCCATTCAGTTTGGGGCTCACTTTCTAGAGCGACAGCAGGGTGGACGCGGTGTGCTGTTGAGCGGTATTCCTGGCGTCAAATCGGGTCACGTCGTTATTCTTGGTGGTGGGGTGGTGGGCACAGAAGCCGCCCGTATTGCCCTGGGTATGGGCGCACAGGTCACAATTCTCGACATCAACGTCGAGCGATTAGCTTACCTAGAGACCTTATTTGGTTCCCAAGTAGAACTGCTTTACAGCACGTCACAGTCCATTGCTGAAGCGGTACCCGCAGCAGACCTTGTGGTGGGTGCCGTCCTTGTCCCTGGGAAAAAGCCGCCGACGCTTGTATCACGCCAGCTAGTTGAGAGAATGCGACCCGGTTCAGTGATTGTCGATGTTGCGGTTGATCAGGGGGGCTGCATTGAAACCCTCAAGGTTACATCCCACAGCAGCCCCACCTATACCAAAGCGGGCGTCGTTCATTACGGCGTTCCTAATATGCCGGGGGCTGTTCCGTGGACGGCAACGCAAGCTCTGAATCACAGTACGCTGCCCTATATACTTCAGCTAGCGAACCAGGGGCTGACGGCATTGGAGAAAAATGCCTCGCTTGCGAAGGGACTCAACGTCAAAAATCATCAGCTTCTGCATCCAGCCGTACAGGAAGTTTTTCCTGATTTATAG
- a CDS encoding DUF2358 domain-containing protein, which translates to MTMIDALKEDYARFPKQQSYDLYAEDVYFEDPLNKFRGVQRYRKMIQFIQTWFIDTQMEVHDIQQQGDEITTRWTLRWQAPFPWKPKMEIPGRSELQLNEAGLICSHIDYWDCSRLDVLKQALSFRSSNI; encoded by the coding sequence ATGACTATGATTGATGCCTTGAAAGAGGATTATGCAAGATTCCCGAAGCAGCAAAGTTACGACTTATACGCCGAAGATGTTTACTTTGAGGATCCGCTCAATAAATTTCGAGGTGTACAGCGCTACCGCAAGATGATCCAGTTTATTCAAACCTGGTTTATTGACACCCAAATGGAGGTCCACGATATTCAGCAACAGGGTGACGAAATTACGACCCGTTGGACGCTGCGCTGGCAGGCTCCTTTCCCTTGGAAACCCAAGATGGAAATTCCTGGGCGGAGCGAACTGCAGCTCAACGAGGCCGGACTGATCTGTTCTCACATCGATTATTGGGACTGCTCTCGACTAGATGTGCTGAAGCAGGCCTTATCGTTTAGGTCGTCTAACATCTAG
- a CDS encoding Calvin cycle protein CP12, translating to MADLKEKIEQELEQAREACDTKGAQSGECAAAWDAVEELQAEASHQRSKPEKKKSSLEQYCDDNPEAAECRIYDD from the coding sequence ATGGCTGACCTTAAAGAAAAAATTGAACAAGAACTCGAGCAAGCCCGAGAGGCTTGTGATACCAAAGGTGCCCAGTCTGGCGAATGCGCGGCAGCTTGGGATGCCGTCGAGGAATTGCAAGCAGAAGCTTCACACCAGCGCAGCAAGCCTGAGAAAAAGAAAAGCTCTCTAGAGCAGTACTGCGACGACAATCCTGAAGCAGCAGAGTGCCGAATCTACGACGACTAG
- a CDS encoding fructosamine kinase family protein, whose amino-acid sequence MWQTIQDHIQQVTQTSFSIQDRRSVGGGSINQAYQISDGSQPYFVKLNQASKVAMFEAEALGLREMGQAQAIRVPQALCWGTAEGQSYIVLEWLELGSGPKANWAKMGQQLATMHHQVNEHFGWRQSNTIGDTPQQNPWTTDWGAFFAKHRIGYQLRLAQRRGAYFLQEAALLKAIPEILAAHRPQPSLVHGDLWSGNAAFTQGEPVILDPAVYYGDREVDVAMTELFGGFPRAFYQGYHEAWPLDDAYQQRKILYNLYHILNHFNLFGGSYGSQAERMMDQILKF is encoded by the coding sequence ATGTGGCAGACAATTCAAGATCACATTCAGCAGGTCACTCAGACCTCTTTTTCTATCCAAGACCGCCGTTCTGTTGGGGGCGGCAGTATTAATCAGGCATACCAAATCAGCGACGGCAGTCAGCCCTACTTCGTAAAGCTCAACCAAGCAAGTAAGGTGGCGATGTTTGAGGCCGAAGCGCTGGGTCTGCGAGAGATGGGTCAGGCGCAGGCCATTCGAGTCCCGCAGGCGCTCTGCTGGGGAACAGCAGAGGGGCAGAGTTACATTGTGCTGGAGTGGTTGGAGCTAGGATCTGGTCCCAAGGCAAACTGGGCCAAAATGGGCCAGCAGTTGGCCACCATGCACCACCAAGTGAACGAACACTTTGGCTGGCGCCAGAGCAACACCATTGGCGATACACCCCAACAAAATCCCTGGACAACTGACTGGGGAGCGTTCTTTGCCAAACATCGGATTGGCTACCAGCTCCGCTTGGCTCAGCGGCGTGGAGCTTACTTTCTGCAAGAAGCAGCACTCCTGAAGGCCATTCCTGAGATTCTGGCGGCTCACAGACCGCAACCATCGCTGGTGCATGGTGATTTATGGTCTGGCAATGCAGCATTTACTCAAGGTGAGCCGGTGATTTTAGACCCGGCCGTTTACTATGGCGATCGCGAGGTCGATGTGGCAATGACGGAGCTATTTGGCGGCTTCCCGCGAGCCTTTTATCAGGGCTACCATGAAGCTTGGCCTTTGGACGATGCCTATCAGCAGCGCAAAATTTTGTACAACCTGTATCACATCCTGAACCACTTCAACCTGTTTGGCGGCAGCTATGGCTCCCAGGCAGAGCGAATGATGGATCAGATCTTGAAGTTCTAG
- a CDS encoding CHAT domain-containing protein, whose amino-acid sequence MKRGRRSRCAAMLVAQWAGILLLAMGSGLGLEKLNAAPSQSNRFTDWCREQDQFSIAQQRTIMAMLQVAATTDCRQAEQVLETQLSLDLINQELTDITPLVTLPQLKHLNLAFNQIQDIRPLAKLTNLEYVVLEQNQVREVSKLASLKHLRLLNLLTNPINPKVCPVKPATVCLFSDAGQEIYTRAEQQSQRGNLQTALSLFQQALAIYQQDSDLQRQGDCLHQLGTLYLQLGQYPQALTYYQRALTLQREIEDQEGIGISLTSLASAYERLGQYDKAGRVLEDAIATLQTQNPLRFDGGLYEHPKEEGLLHHRLARIQIQQGRSPQALASLEQAWRLFQYLPPSYPGKAGGERLILDARGVAYFRQGKLSNAIEALTTALSLARTHDDQVGIGATLNHLGEVYLDQEQMQRALQTFEQALEIQRRTADQPGMGLTLHNMGQALLQAQQYPKAAANLLEAIEIWESLRPGLSDEHQVALFETQAATYQHLQSALIAQGQDIAALEVSERSRARAFIELLASRFEAQTTHPRPPKAPLTVQELRDIARAQDSTLVEYSLLEDQLLIWVIAPSGAIQLRTVDLTDQSLPDLIEATQEAIGIKDRGGIAIVATNLSTDKTGTPPLRQLHQLLIEPIADLLPTDPEQHVVIIPHRELFLVPFPALQSDEGPLILKHTLVSSPSIQLLAFTREQRKAPSGPGESLVVGNPQMPSIQVGSRRQPLTPLPGAEQEAVAIATLLNTQALIGPAATETAVVQQMTTASTIHLATHGLLDELSLDTPGAIALTPSSASMAPSSPSAPLSSTDGFLTTAEIINLRLQANLVVLSACNTGIGTITGDGVVGLARAFMAAGTPSIVVSLWSVPDAPTAALMTEFYRQKSTLNKAQALRQAMLITRQQHPNPKDWAAFMLMGEAQ is encoded by the coding sequence ATGAAGAGGGGAAGGCGCAGTCGCTGTGCGGCAATGTTGGTTGCTCAGTGGGCTGGAATACTGCTGTTGGCGATGGGATCAGGACTAGGTCTCGAGAAGCTAAATGCAGCCCCTTCGCAGTCAAATCGTTTTACCGATTGGTGTAGAGAGCAAGATCAGTTTTCAATTGCTCAGCAGCGGACGATCATGGCAATGCTCCAGGTCGCAGCGACAACAGATTGTCGGCAGGCGGAGCAAGTTCTTGAGACTCAACTCAGCCTAGATTTGATTAATCAAGAACTCACAGACATCACTCCCCTAGTGACGCTCCCGCAACTGAAACATCTCAATCTGGCCTTCAATCAGATTCAGGATATCCGTCCCTTAGCGAAGCTAACGAATCTGGAATATGTGGTGCTTGAGCAAAATCAGGTTCGAGAGGTGAGTAAACTGGCAAGTCTTAAGCATCTCCGGTTGCTAAATCTCCTCACGAATCCGATCAACCCGAAGGTCTGTCCGGTGAAGCCTGCGACAGTCTGTCTTTTCTCTGATGCGGGGCAAGAGATCTACACGAGGGCAGAGCAGCAGAGCCAGCGGGGAAATCTTCAGACGGCTTTGTCTCTCTTTCAGCAGGCACTCGCAATCTATCAGCAAGATAGCGACCTACAGCGCCAAGGGGACTGTCTGCATCAGTTAGGGACTCTCTATTTACAGCTCGGTCAGTATCCTCAGGCGCTCACTTATTACCAACGCGCATTGACGCTGCAGCGTGAGATTGAGGATCAAGAAGGGATTGGGATCTCGCTAACTAGCTTGGCTTCTGCCTACGAGCGCTTGGGGCAATATGACAAGGCAGGACGAGTTTTAGAGGATGCGATCGCAACCCTCCAGACCCAAAACCCACTCCGATTTGATGGAGGGCTGTATGAACACCCCAAAGAAGAAGGATTATTGCACCATCGCCTTGCTCGGATTCAAATCCAGCAAGGGAGATCACCTCAGGCGCTGGCCTCCCTCGAACAAGCCTGGCGGCTCTTCCAATATCTCCCGCCCAGCTATCCGGGGAAAGCAGGGGGTGAACGCCTGATCCTGGATGCGCGGGGGGTGGCCTATTTCAGGCAAGGGAAGCTCTCCAACGCAATTGAGGCTTTGACAACAGCCCTCAGCCTCGCCCGGACGCATGACGATCAGGTCGGGATTGGGGCAACGCTTAACCATCTGGGAGAGGTCTACCTTGACCAAGAGCAAATGCAGCGGGCACTGCAGACCTTCGAACAAGCCCTAGAGATCCAACGCCGGACCGCAGATCAGCCCGGTATGGGCCTAACGCTTCACAATATGGGGCAAGCCCTTTTGCAAGCTCAGCAGTATCCTAAGGCGGCTGCGAACCTCTTAGAGGCTATTGAGATTTGGGAGTCGCTGCGGCCAGGACTCTCAGATGAGCATCAGGTGGCCCTCTTTGAGACCCAAGCGGCCACGTATCAGCACCTGCAATCTGCTCTGATTGCTCAGGGCCAGGATATTGCAGCCTTGGAGGTTTCCGAACGGAGCCGCGCCCGCGCCTTCATCGAGCTGCTCGCCTCCCGCTTCGAAGCACAGACGACTCACCCTCGGCCCCCAAAAGCACCCCTGACAGTCCAGGAACTACGAGACATCGCCCGTGCCCAGGATTCTACACTCGTCGAGTATTCGCTACTTGAAGATCAGCTTTTGATTTGGGTGATTGCTCCCAGTGGAGCGATTCAACTCCGAACGGTGGATCTGACGGATCAGTCCCTACCGGATTTAATTGAGGCAACTCAGGAAGCAATAGGCATCAAGGACAGAGGCGGAATTGCTATCGTCGCCACCAATCTCTCTACGGACAAGACGGGCACGCCGCCTTTACGCCAACTGCATCAACTTTTGATTGAACCCATTGCCGATTTGCTGCCCACCGATCCTGAACAGCATGTTGTGATCATTCCCCATCGAGAACTCTTTCTGGTGCCCTTCCCCGCGCTCCAGAGTGATGAGGGGCCATTGATTCTAAAGCACACGCTGGTCAGTTCGCCCTCGATTCAACTGCTAGCCTTCACGCGAGAACAGCGCAAAGCTCCGTCCGGTCCTGGCGAAAGCCTCGTGGTTGGCAATCCCCAGATGCCTTCCATTCAAGTGGGTTCAAGACGGCAGCCCCTCACACCATTGCCCGGAGCTGAGCAGGAAGCAGTTGCGATCGCAACTCTCCTCAACACGCAAGCCCTCATTGGCCCTGCAGCGACAGAAACCGCTGTCGTTCAACAGATGACCACTGCCAGCACCATCCACCTGGCAACCCACGGCCTCCTAGATGAACTCAGCCTAGATACCCCCGGCGCGATTGCCCTCACCCCCTCTTCTGCCAGCATGGCTCCCTCATCCCCTTCGGCTCCCCTTTCCAGCACCGATGGCTTCCTCACCACCGCCGAAATCATCAATCTCAGACTCCAGGCCAACCTCGTTGTTCTCAGTGCCTGTAACACTGGAATCGGAACCATTACGGGCGATGGCGTCGTCGGTTTAGCCAGGGCGTTTATGGCAGCAGGCACCCCAAGCATCGTCGTTTCGCTATGGTCAGTTCCTGATGCCCCCACCGCAGCACTGATGACGGAATTTTATCGCCAGAAATCTACTCTCAATAAAGCCCAGGCTCTACGCCAAGCCATGCTGATCACGCGTCAGCAGCACCCCAATCCCAAAGACTGGGCGGCCTTTATGCTGATGGGTGAAGCACAGTAA
- a CDS encoding Glu/Leu/Phe/Val family dehydrogenase, with protein sequence MTNNRLFDDASQRLQLALKYVDLPDDVLTSLSYPKASLSISIPVRMDDGSLQIFQGYRVRYDNTRGPAKGGVRYHPNVSPDEVQSLAFWMTFKCAALNLPFGGGKGGITVDPKALSKMELERLSRGYVDAIADFIGPDIDILAPDVYTNPMIMGWMMDQYSIIQRQVCRGVVTGKPLALGGSQGRNSATGTGAFYVIETLQSQLDLVPSETTVAVQGFGNAGAVVASQLAAAGYRIVAVSDSRGGIYAPQGLDIPSIRQQKEASRGIQAVYCEGTVCSLVEHQVITNEDLLKLEVDILIPAALERQITAENADQIEARYIFEVANGPITSAADAILEQNNILVFPDILVNAGGVTVSYFEWVQNRSGLYWEEAQVQGQLQEKMVAETQAIWQISQQQGISVRTAAYVHALNRIGAAVTAKGTRTDYLNP encoded by the coding sequence ATGACCAACAATCGCCTTTTTGACGATGCTAGCCAGCGCCTGCAGTTGGCGTTGAAGTACGTTGATCTGCCTGACGATGTTCTCACCTCTTTGAGCTATCCAAAAGCCAGCCTCAGCATCTCAATACCGGTGCGGATGGATGACGGGTCGCTGCAAATTTTTCAGGGCTATCGGGTGCGCTACGACAATACCCGTGGTCCTGCTAAGGGGGGCGTGCGCTACCACCCCAATGTCTCTCCCGATGAAGTGCAATCCCTCGCATTCTGGATGACCTTTAAGTGTGCGGCACTGAATCTGCCCTTCGGCGGTGGCAAGGGCGGGATCACCGTCGATCCCAAGGCGCTCTCGAAGATGGAGCTAGAGCGGTTAAGCCGTGGATATGTAGATGCGATCGCAGATTTTATCGGTCCCGACATCGACATTCTGGCTCCAGATGTCTACACCAACCCTATGATCATGGGCTGGATGATGGATCAGTACAGCATCATTCAGCGACAAGTTTGCCGAGGTGTCGTCACGGGCAAACCCCTGGCCCTTGGGGGCAGCCAGGGACGCAATAGCGCCACCGGCACCGGCGCGTTTTATGTCATTGAGACCCTGCAGTCCCAGTTAGACTTGGTACCTTCTGAGACCACCGTTGCCGTTCAGGGCTTTGGCAATGCGGGCGCAGTCGTCGCCTCCCAGCTTGCTGCCGCAGGCTATCGAATTGTGGCGGTCAGCGATTCTAGAGGCGGCATCTATGCACCACAGGGATTAGACATTCCTAGTATTCGCCAGCAGAAAGAGGCCAGTCGTGGAATCCAGGCGGTGTATTGCGAAGGAACGGTCTGTAGCCTAGTTGAGCATCAGGTGATCACCAATGAAGATCTGCTAAAGCTAGAGGTGGATATTTTGATTCCAGCCGCTTTAGAGCGCCAGATCACCGCAGAGAACGCCGATCAGATTGAGGCTCGCTACATCTTTGAAGTGGCAAACGGCCCGATCACCTCTGCCGCCGACGCCATTCTGGAGCAGAACAATATTCTGGTCTTTCCAGATATCTTGGTCAATGCCGGGGGCGTCACCGTCAGCTACTTTGAATGGGTGCAAAACCGCAGCGGCCTCTATTGGGAAGAAGCGCAGGTGCAAGGGCAGCTTCAGGAGAAAATGGTCGCTGAGACCCAGGCAATTTGGCAGATTTCTCAGCAGCAAGGCATTTCAGTGCGAACCGCCGCCTATGTTCATGCCCTCAACCGAATTGGAGCCGCCGTCACCGCCAAGGGAACTCGAACCGATTATCTTAATCCGTAA
- a CDS encoding Tic22 family protein encodes MNRLMHWSLIATLAGSGVVVPSVTRNMTAIAIPEADVLKRLERVPVFTVTDPKGTPVLASLPNPQDKSKQIQVAYFFMGQTDAQALVTKLKADKPEIGKDAKVVTLSLKEAYNIQNENKDKKDQLAFQFLPTQQQLESAQAVLTKNGLDPKKFTGIPLFYAVGGKDKGLLTLQQGEEKVIPFYFSQKDLEGMLAQLKKQDAKLSESTTVSVTSLDRVVGSLFKEKGGEIEQIALIPSQESLKYVVEQNKANGGAAPGAAAPEKKEEEKK; translated from the coding sequence ATGAACCGATTAATGCATTGGAGCCTCATTGCCACATTAGCCGGAAGCGGAGTTGTGGTGCCTTCTGTGACTCGCAATATGACTGCGATCGCAATTCCCGAAGCTGATGTTCTCAAGCGTCTAGAGCGCGTCCCTGTTTTCACCGTCACCGATCCGAAAGGGACCCCTGTCTTGGCCTCTCTGCCCAACCCGCAGGATAAGAGCAAGCAAATTCAAGTGGCCTATTTCTTCATGGGCCAAACCGATGCTCAGGCTCTGGTGACAAAGCTGAAGGCCGATAAGCCAGAGATTGGTAAAGATGCCAAAGTTGTCACGCTTTCTTTGAAGGAAGCCTACAACATCCAGAACGAGAACAAAGACAAGAAAGATCAGCTTGCTTTCCAGTTTTTGCCGACCCAGCAGCAGCTAGAGTCTGCTCAAGCTGTGTTGACCAAAAACGGTCTAGATCCAAAGAAGTTTACGGGTATTCCGCTGTTCTACGCCGTTGGTGGCAAAGATAAGGGACTTTTGACCCTACAGCAGGGTGAAGAGAAAGTGATTCCTTTCTACTTCAGTCAGAAGGATCTGGAGGGGATGTTGGCGCAGCTTAAGAAGCAGGACGCGAAGCTGAGCGAAAGCACGACGGTTTCGGTGACTTCCCTCGATCGAGTGGTGGGGTCGCTGTTCAAAGAGAAAGGCGGTGAAATTGAGCAGATTGCCCTGATTCCTTCTCAAGAATCGCTCAAGTACGTGGTGGAGCAGAATAAGGCCAATGGTGGTGCTGCACCGGGCGCGGCGGCTCCTGAAAAGAAAGAAGAAGAGAAAAAGTAA
- a CDS encoding DUF3122 domain-containing protein, which translates to MSLFLGGTAGSAAAEVYIHPDNDGQMLYQTRRTLQDQRGYTWQAVAFKFARSGSSGPLQLRLVGFPGTVELDHEQPLMLLTSLGQKLTVDNVSDQVSKTNPTEPHVGQWNLQPVLIELGNTMFLDLSISTADHQTLRLAISPDTIEEWQTVAACSATWCGS; encoded by the coding sequence ATGAGCCTTTTTTTGGGAGGGACGGCTGGATCTGCTGCCGCAGAGGTATATATCCATCCTGATAACGACGGTCAGATGCTGTACCAAACCCGCCGAACCCTTCAAGATCAGCGAGGCTATACTTGGCAGGCTGTCGCTTTTAAGTTTGCACGTTCAGGCAGCTCTGGCCCTCTTCAACTCCGATTAGTAGGCTTTCCGGGCACGGTGGAGCTTGACCATGAACAGCCGCTGATGTTGCTCACGTCTCTGGGCCAAAAGTTAACGGTAGATAACGTTTCAGATCAGGTGTCCAAAACGAATCCCACTGAACCCCACGTCGGCCAGTGGAATCTGCAGCCGGTTTTAATTGAGCTGGGGAATACAATGTTCCTTGATTTATCGATCTCCACCGCAGATCACCAAACGCTAAGACTCGCCATCTCGCCTGACACCATTGAAGAGTGGCAAACGGTGGCGGCTTGCTCTGCAACATGGTGTGGCTCCTAA